GATCGACGAGGTGTACGTCAGCACGAACGAGCGGTTCCTCGCTGACTTCGAGGCCCACCTAGTGGACACCGGGTACGACAAACCCCGTCTGTCTGTCGAAGAAACGCACGAAGAAGCCAAGAAGTTCGGCGTCGTCGGCGGACTCGAGCAACTGATCGAGCGCGAGGGTATCGACGACGATCTGCTGGTGATCGCTGGAGACAACGTCTTTGACTTCGACATTGGAGACTTCCTCGAGTACTTCGAGCGACGGGATGGGCTGACGATAGCCGCGTACGATGTCGACGAGCCGGAACGGGCTACTTCCTACGGGGTCGTTGAACTCGAAGATGACCGGGTCGTTGACTTCCAAGAAAAGCCCAACGAGCCGGTGGGGACGCGTGTTTCCGTCGGGTGTTACGCATTCTCACGAGAGACGCTGCCCCTGTTCTCGACGTACCTCGAGGCGGGGAACGACCCGGATGAACCGGGCTGGTTCGTCGAGTGGCTGCACCCTCGCGAGCCGACGTACGCGTACGCGTTCGACGGGACGTGGTTTGACGTCGGTACCCTGGAGAGTTACCTCGACGCTGTGGCCTGGCGACTCGATGGCGAGTCGCTGATCGCCGACGACGCGCGTCTCGAAAATACGACGGTCGGGAGCGCCGTTCACGTGATGTCGAGCGCGACGCTCGTGGACATGGACGTCGAACGGGCGGTGATCTTCCCCGACGTAACGCTCGAAGCGACGACCGTGCGCGGATCGGTCGTTGACGAGGGGGCCACTATCGCCGGGATCGACCTTCACGACGCGATGATCGGCGCGTACACTCGAATTCCCGATACATCGTCGGGGTGACGCTGAGCGGCGCCGGTCGTCCGCCGACCATTGATCTCCGACGCTCGAGCAAGTTGTGACGGTCTCGACCAAAACGACTCGGCCACCATCTCGCGGTTACGGGGCTTCGGCGCTCACGGGAACGCAAAATATCGGAACGTCGGCCTGACGGACGACATTTTCCGTGACGCTCCCAAGGAACCACTGCCCGATTCCCGTCTGGCCGTGCGTTCCCATGACGATCAGATCGATGTCTCGGTCGCTCGCGTACGTGAGGATCACCTGCGCCGGCGGCCCGGTCGCGAGCGATCCGGAGACGCCGACGTCCGCTGCTCTTGCACGGTTTCGTACCGTTTCGAGCGCGTCCTCGCCGCGGCGCTCGAGTGAACTAATCAGGTCCGGTGGTTCCTGGTTCCCGGAAAAACGACTCATGTCGACGGAGTATACCGTGTGTACTATCGATTCCAGCCGGGTTGCCAGTGCGATTCCCCACTCCGTCGCGATCGCAGCCCCCTCACTGCCGTCCGTCGGCAGGAGCAGCCGTTCGAACGTGACCTCGCCGGGCGTTTCCACGCCCGCCTCCGGAGGAACGGCGAGGACGGGCGTTCGTGCCGTCCTGAGAACGTTCTCGGTGACGCTCCCGAGGAGTATCCTGTCGAGTCCCGTTCGACCCTTTGTCCCCATAGTGATGACGTCGATCTCGTGGCGGACGGCATACTCCCTGATCGCCTGGAACGGGGTCCCCCACTCGAGTACGGTCGTGACGTCCAGTTCCTCATCGTGGTTTTCCACCGCGGTTACGACCGCCTCCACCGCTTCTTCCGCCCTTTCCTCGAGCGACGAGCGCACCGTGTCGTCGGAATCGACAGCGCCGTTCCGCGACTCTGCGACCGAGAGGACGTGCACGTCGGCGCCAATCTGCGACGCGAGTGCGATCCCGACGTTCGCTCCGACGAGCGCCCCTGTACTGCCGTCCGTCGGTATCAACATCGAATCGATAAACCCGCTCATGGGAGTGATTCACCGCCCCCGTGGATAATTGTGTGGGGTCTGTGACCCAGCTACGGACGCTGTCACGTCAGCTATCGCGTTCCAAGACGGTGACGAAAACCCCGAAGAGATCCGCGAGTTGGCGGGGGAGCAAAAAGTGGTCGCGGACGTGCGCTCGCCCGTTCGAGCCGAACGCCGTTCGCCGATCCTCGTCTTCAAGGAGGGTGACGAGGTGATCGGCGACGCCCTGGACGTCGTCGGGTTCAACGAGGTAACCGTTCTGACCGTGCTCGACTTGCAGCGGGATGCCACCGACGTTCGAGCCGACGACGGGTGTGCGCTTCCAGAGCGCCTCGGAAACGACGAGACCGAATCCCTCGCGCAGTGACTTCTGCACGACGACGTCGGACCCTCGTTGCAAGACGTTCACCCTCGTATCGGGAAGATCGGTCAGCACGTGTACGTCCGGATCGTCGGCTGCCGCTTCGGCGACTTGCTCGTAGATCTCCAGCCCTTCCGGATCGTCGCCGGCCATCCCGCCGGCTAACGCCAACTGGAGCCCCGTAACGTGCTCGCGGGCGCGGTGAAACGCCTCCAGGGTGCCGAACTGGTCCTTCCACGGATCGAACCTCGAGACCTGCGTCACGAGTGGCGCGTCGAACGAGAGGGGATCCATCCGGTCTCGCTCGGTTTCGATAGTCTCCTCGTCGATCGATCGATTCTTCTTCGTCAGGGGATCGATAGACGGATGAACGACGCTCGTCTTCGGCGCCTCGACGT
This is a stretch of genomic DNA from Natronosalvus rutilus. It encodes these proteins:
- a CDS encoding nucleotidyltransferase family protein; the protein is MKAVVLAGGYATRLWPITRSRPKMFLPLGDTTVVDRIYAKLEAEKRIDEVYVSTNERFLADFEAHLVDTGYDKPRLSVEETHEEAKKFGVVGGLEQLIEREGIDDDLLVIAGDNVFDFDIGDFLEYFERRDGLTIAAYDVDEPERATSYGVVELEDDRVVDFQEKPNEPVGTRVSVGCYAFSRETLPLFSTYLEAGNDPDEPGWFVEWLHPREPTYAYAFDGTWFDVGTLESYLDAVAWRLDGESLIADDARLENTTVGSAVHVMSSATLVDMDVERAVIFPDVTLEATTVRGSVVDEGATIAGIDLHDAMIGAYTRIPDTSSG
- a CDS encoding universal stress protein: MSGFIDSMLIPTDGSTGALVGANVGIALASQIGADVHVLSVAESRNGAVDSDDTVRSSLEERAEEAVEAVVTAVENHDEELDVTTVLEWGTPFQAIREYAVRHEIDVITMGTKGRTGLDRILLGSVTENVLRTARTPVLAVPPEAGVETPGEVTFERLLLPTDGSEGAAIATEWGIALATRLESIVHTVYSVDMSRFSGNQEPPDLISSLERRGEDALETVRNRARAADVGVSGSLATGPPAQVILTYASDRDIDLIVMGTHGQTGIGQWFLGSVTENVVRQADVPIFCVPVSAEAP
- a CDS encoding glycosyltransferase, whose protein sequence is MHSPSLPNRSIEMYGSVIDSDQLERLRSLAESLPDVRVLHVNSTATGGGVAELLRSIVPVCDDLGVQTDWVVMDATDEFFEVTKAIHNGLQGDRSPLTESMKSTYRAVTERNAAEIEDVYDLVVIHDPQPLGMLERLEETMPNATYVWRCHIDITDPSEEYLAFVSGYTSRVDHAIVSRSAYEANVEAPKTSVVHPSIDPLTKKNRSIDEETIETERDRMDPLSFDAPLVTQVSRFDPWKDQFGTLEAFHRAREHVTGLQLALAGGMAGDDPEGLEIYEQVAEAAADDPDVHVLTDLPDTRVNVLQRGSDVVVQKSLREGFGLVVSEALWKRTPVVGSNVGGIPLQVEHGQNGYLVEPDDVQGVADHLVTLLEDEDRRTAFGSNGRAHVRDHFLLPRQLADLFGVFVTVLERDS